The following DNA comes from Magnolia sinica isolate HGM2019 chromosome 18, MsV1, whole genome shotgun sequence.
ATGACCTTCCATTGATCAAACGCCAACTATTTGTCGAATAGGTGAGACGTCTGCATGGTACCACACGAAATCTGAGTTGGAGCTAATGAACAATCTAGATCAGTACTAGCCTTCCGGGGATGCATCACCATCAAAGTTATACCGACCTTGGCCCActatttatcttctttttttttctttcttgcagtGGCTAACCGTGCAGCATTATCAGTCCAATATttgttttatttaatttcttttttttttaatcttttcttttcagtaACCACCGACAGCATTGATGGACCGATACAGCTTCTGCCTGACTGATCCCGTGGGGACCTGGGGTCCAATGGATAAGCTCCAATCACCTCAACTGTACGTatgaacaatggtgattggaaaAGACATTTTTGAAAGAGAGGCATTTTCGCATTGAGTCGTGCAGTGAGCAGCCACCCCGTCAAGGTGCGGAACATATGTGAGAAGTGTATCCGTGAAGACGAGATCCAGGCAAATCATCAAGTAGGCTACATTCAGGGCATGCCATGCACCAAAATCAACGATGGTCTGCTACTCAAGTAGGTCCAACTTGAATGACAAAAAATGTGAAGTTATAGTaggaagtaaaagaaaaaaaatataagaagaagaagaagaaaaagaagatggttCAGTAAAAATTCAAGATCAACTTGAAAGTTAGTTACCGATGCTGAACAGAAATACTAAGGCAATCAAAAACCTTATTATTCCCACTTCGATAGGCTAACAAATGCAATTCAGTTTTCCTACTGCATCCAAATAAATGCTGAAAGTTGCATTGCATGACATGAGCTTGTATCACAACATACGAATTTGGATTTGGATTCGGAAAAGCATATGATTTTAACTCGGGTGAATCTTAATAAATCCATGAGACAGACGGGCATAAATCAAGCGGACATGCATACACTTGCTAATGTTCAGCTGATAATCAAGTAACGAGAGTCAAGTGAGCAATAACCATTTTATCCAACCAGTAGGGAGGGCAGGCCTGTTTCACAGTATCCCTTCCAAACTAAAAGAATAAAGCAGATAAAAAGCGGCACAACGAATCCATGACAGGCCTGTATGTAAATATTAACAAAAACTTACCTGGTCAGAGGATCAGGCCTTGTGCAGGTGGGGGCTTGGACGAATGCTCGCCTGATGCAACTCTGGGAGACTCAGTTGAGTGAAGAGACTCAGTTGCATGAAGAGGCATGTAATCATCTGGTGTGTCTCTCTTATGCTCTTCCTCGGCCATGACAACCTTCTCCTTCGTCTTTGATCCCACATCGTTGGCTGCCTTGGCAACCTTGCTGAAGGCTCCCGCGACCCATGAGGCCCCCGTGAATACGTACCTGTTTTTAAGGATGGCGGACCCTGCACTACTGACCTTCTCCTCAGCAGCCGCAAAGGCTGATTTAGTCTTCTCAGAGACCTGGAACTTGTTATCCATTTCCCGGACCTTATCATTGACAACCGACGTGCCGATGCTTATCTTCTCAGAGAGCCCTATCTTCTTGTCCAGGGAGGCAACCTTAGCAGTGGCAGTGGATGTGAACTGGTGCTTCTCGTCGAAAGCTTTGGCTTTGTTCACAGCATCTTTGCCGAGGATAAAGCCCTTGGCAAGCATGCTGCTGACAACATCCTCAGCCTTCTGGACAGCAGACTCGGCTCCGCCTGCAGCCTTGCTTTCCATTGCCTGAGGTGATTGAGAAACAGTCGTGTTAAAATGATTTTGAAGCTAAAGAGGAGAAGAATGGAAAGGGATGAGATTAAATATGCTTTGGGATCTACAgcgggtggagctgaagcagcAGGCGGCAACTGGTAATCTCGAGCTGGTGCTATGGTCACAGACAGATCAACTATTGTTGCGCCCTGCACCACCAAAAAATATCAATTGTCAGAAATAAagaaattggaaaaagaaaaataagacaatGAATCAGTAGTTTGTGAATAGCCAGATGGGAAACCCTGCTCTTCAGCGATCTAAAAGGCGTTTTATTGGCATTCAACAACGAAAACTCTGCCCTCACTTGCCACAAACAAAGACACAATATGGCAAAATCTTCAGAAAAGGACCATGGTACAGAACGGGTTAAGACAAGAACCAGTGGTGCATTTGAAAATATGGGACAATGCCCAATTTGATATTATGTCCAAGAAATGGTTAGATGAGGCCAATTTTTTCATCCCCCAATACTAACCATATGATGTGATTGGAATAATTCCTTAAAGAGTTGCAattaagggggtgtttgatttttcaaattcccTGTAAATACAAGGAAATAAGTCATTATTACCTTCTATGTGTGTTTGCCAAGATCCAGAGATCACTGAGGATTTCTGCCTCGAAAGTCAGTCCGAAAAGGGGCGACTTAaatttgtaggccccaccgtgatgtatgcgacttatccacgctgtccatccgttttacgagaacattttggggcatgagcaaaaaatgaggcagatctgaagttcaagtggaccacaccacaggaaacagtgatccaAAAGACATCCGccgttgaaagttgtttccttcttagggcacacattgatgtttgttcaTCATCTAACCTGGTCATAAGGTCAGggagacatggataaagggaaaacaccaatatcagcttgatccaaaacttctggagcccccaacaagttttcaacagtaggcgttcaAATTACACTGTTTCCaccggtgtggtccatttaagctttgaatctgcctcatttttcagttcatgttctaaaatgagcttgcggaagggatggacgaagtggattagtcacatacatcacggtgggccccacagatttttTTGTGTTCCACCATGGGTTCAGAGACGGAATAGGTGCTGTCAATGTCACGTTGGGAACACCGCCTGGAATTAcaaaagtaaataatcattatctaTTTCCGAGTAAATTTTACCCTTTTCTTATTGAGGGAGAACCCCAACCTTTTCAGATTGTTTATGCAATAGGGAGTTGAAGCCAAAAAAGTAACTGTTTGGCTTCTCTCATAAATGTCCTGGACGGGAACTGGAGGGGTGTTAAAGGGTGGGGTGCAGTTATGAAACAAACAGGACAGAAGGCTATCTAATTCGATCGGGGATTGGAGCCACCCCATCCAACAGGCCCTTAAAGCAACTCTCATTACCTAACCATAACCAGAGCTATGCATTGTATTCTTATTATAATGGTTACAATCGCCAGTTTTGGGTATAAATTGACTGAAACCAACATGACTCATTCAGACTTGATTGGAAGTTGTTACTCCCTTTGGTTACAGAGCACTCATACGGTGCCTCATTTCATTCCCAACAGACACTAAGTTGACTTCTGGTATAACATATGTTAGACTCAAAAGGTATGCTGGTCAGACAAATGCCCCACATTTAGATCATTCCTGAAAAATAAACCAATGGAGTCTAGACATATCATAATTcataagaaaacagaaaaatgCAGTAATTGCATATAACTCAGTCAAATTAAAACTagtcttgagaaattgagtgcaccgagagaagtAGCGCAGTCTCTGCCCCTTGTGAATCCTTGAAGGTCACGTATGCAATTTGAGACCGCTCATTCCCACTGCAACAagtgaatcttgagcttgagttcATAAAAGCTACAAATTTTAGAAATCAAAGAAAGGGAATCACCAGATATAACTGACCTTTGCATTTCGACACATTCAATGTCgccagaaaaagaaaagaactccTTGATGTCTTGCTCAGTTGCACCTAATGAAACATTGCTGACCTTCACGGTTCTAATCTGCATTGAAATAGAAATAAGATGAGGTGTGGACGGAGTATGTTGTGTTGAGTGACTAGGAAACAAGGGATTCATTTTAATCATTTTTCAAATTGAATAATGAGCATGAGAAATAAGTTGGAAATCTGTCAAGAGTAATCATGATTCAACTTTGTTAATTCTGTGTCAGCACACAGTTGTTTCAGGAGTGAAGAAATATAATTTCTGATCTGAAACTTCTATCCTTAgtagaatttccaaaaatcacaaaatggagCTTTTTTTTGTGCCATTATAGGAAAGACAGCTCTTTCGTATCCACATTAGTATCGCTTCAAGATTTTTGGAAATCCTAGAAAGAGTGGAATCCCACAAATCCTGCATTAATCTTGCTGTGACGCCAGACTCAGCATAAATTAAGAAACAATGATCACATAGTAATCCTCATAAGATACTGGAGTCCATGGTGACAAACAATAGGATCCCAAAGTTTCTAAGAGCCTGCTTGGATTCATCCttcaaaagaaaagggaaagaaaagaatttataaaataaaaaataaaaacctgttTGTATTCATGAAAAGCATatgaaaggaaatagtgtttcttAGGAGTTGGGAAATCTTATTTCCAGGAAACTGTGGGAAACAAAACATTTTTCCCTTGTTCATCTCTCAACAAGATTTTCCTAGAAATTTaggatttattttcaaatttgttgCTTGgcaaaataaacaaacaaacaaaaattcTAGGTACTCACTATGCACCAAATtagcatgtggcacatgtgggatgcttgaaaATGGATAATGGAACATATGGCATGCGCGACTTATGTGGGTGCTTGCAGTTGAATTGTGGCACACATGGTCCACGTGAGGTGCTTGAAGCTGTATGGTAGTACAAGTGGCACAAGACATGCATTGGCACATTTGACACATGGGCACCTGAAGCTTGTTGGCAGCACTTGATGAACATTGGCACATGGCATATTTGGAGCGattgaagatggatgatggcaCATGCGGGGCGCAAGAGAAGAAGAATGGTGGTAGATGTGGCCCATTAGCATGTGAggggtgcaagagaagatggatggtgtcacatgtggcacattgacaTGTGAGAGGCTTTACACGTGGggcacaagagaagatggatggtgacacatgtggcacattcaCACATGTGGCATAGTGGCACGTGGGGCATAACGGAACATGGACAATGGCTCATTTGGCACATTCacactagtgttttaaatagctacgctatgtagcatgtagcctACGCTACGTAACACTATATAGcttatgaaaatagcttaagtcacatGTAGCCTACGTTATGTAACACTACGTAGcttatgaaaatagcttaagtcacatGTAGCCTACGCTAAATGCTGATTTGCACACGCTACACACAATGTAGCTCATATTACAAGTTAATTTCATTACATTAATAGcgattaatgttttcaatgatttgttataaTTTTCTATTATCAATAAAAATTTGTTAGTCTTTCCAATCATTGCTCTTTCATATTGCTTTAAGttgtatttggttgcaccaaatatcatgaaattttgttaaattccattattaatcagtctaatttggtataAAATATCAAGAAATTGGTGCTACTAAGTGCAAGCTTGATTAAAAATATAGGAATAGCGTGTAGCATGAgctacacactatgtagcttatgcctcatgcTTCGAAGGGGTGAacgctatgctacatgctactcgctatcaaggtgttccataatggtaatggtggctgtaacagccacTGTCATTACTGTTATGATACGGGCTATTATGATACGGGCCATTACGGGCATTTTACTTTTTTGAAAAAACCTATTTCAGGACCATTACGTGGCTGCTACAGGAAGTTTTTCTGTAATAGCCATTATAGCCGTTACGTAAccgttttttgtatttttgtatacCATGTTGGCCATATAAAACATTGattgacacatgtggcacatgtgaggcaaTTGAAGATAGATGGTAGCACATGTGGGCTTAATACTTGAGAAATCCACTTTCCTTCCATAGGAAAATGCCTTTCTCAGGGGGAGAGGTGGGAAAATAAATTCATTTATTTTCCAATAAAGAAATGGGAAATGGTGTTTCCCACAAATTCCCATAAAGAAAGTCTTGACAAACAACGGAAAGTGATTTTCATGGGAAATAATGTTTCCTTTCCTCTCCATGAATCCGAACAGGCCCTAAAAGTACAAGTGTGTGTATGCATGCCTTGCTGAAGCTATTTCAGACAGTTATTTGTAAATGAAACAACCTCTACACTTGATTGACAGTTCCATGACTAATAATACCAATCCCGTTAAACAAGGTTTTCTTTTCTATGAACAGCAATAATTTTATTAAGAGGCCAAAGCCTAaagaaatacaaaaagaaaagcgCAAATTTACAGATCCATCCAGCTATCAAGGAAATGGCTAATCACTTTTGAAGCAATCGCCCAAACCATAACATGCAATTTGGCCCCTACTGAAAACAGGTTGCCCCCGCATCATGCATCCATTCCAGTAGTCCATGCTTGGCATCACCATTCTAGGTAAGCATATCTAGGAAGTTGACTAACCATAACTGATATAGTAAAGCATAAGATTCAAAAACATCTTGATATGGCATCATAGCTCTGGACTCTCATTTTTTACCCAGGATAACTTGTGAAATTGTTAGTTTCACAGGTGAAAGTACAAAGCAATTCAATCCTAGAAAGCTCAAGGTCCCTGACAGTGGTAGATTCCTGAGTGAATGGAAGTGAACCCCAGAATAAAAGATCCATCTTCCATACCTTGGCATAAGCTTGTTTTTCTCTCTATTCCCACTTGTCTCTCAGGAATCATGTAAAGGAGCTTTCTGACCAATTTTGCACACAGTTGATCAATATGCATGCATTGAGTATAATTGATTGAAAATGCTTGTGAATGGGCATCTTATTTTATATACGTGATGAAATAACATAAGATAATGAAATGATGCTGGATTGTTTGCTCGGGTAAATGCCCATTCTCTCTTTACAGAAGACAATCTTCCAGATCCATAGTTTCGAAGAGAAGAGTGGGTCACAGATGTCCTCATCCATGCCTTGCACTTTGAGTTCCATCATTTCTTCCGAGTGATAAAAAAAGCAATAATAAGATGATGATGAAACAGATGAATGGTCTCATAGATCATTTATGCACATTCTCTGTAGGACATTTTTACCCAAGAGAATAATAACAAAGGGACTATGAATAAACCCAAGCAGAAAGAATTGGATTGATCTTATAGACAAAGACAAGATGGACAACTGGAGCAAGTTGAATTAAGCCTGGCAATGGCTGGGCGGCCCACCCAGCCCAGCCTTGAGCCAAGCTTAGACCTGCTATTCAGGTCCGTGGGCTGGCTTGAGATAGGCATGTGAGTTGTAATGAGTTGTTGGCCCAGGCATGGTAACATAACAGGATGTGAAAGAATAAAAGGAGATGAAAGTGATCTTTTGCACAAATCACAATTCAAAGAGGTTGATTTTCAGGGTTTATTCCCTCTGCAAGAGAGTATTTTCTCCAAATTCACACTTCGTTTTATTTCAAATATATCATTCATCAACATTCTTCATGCATATGGCCTCagaggtctttatataggccaaaTACAAAAGATAATAGATCTTTGGAAACTAGACTTTGCTAATTTACATCTAAATCATATCCTAAAGGGAATGACTACTACTAAAAATATTCTAAATCTTATCTTCCCAGAAGAACCAAATATCCTAAAGATTGACATTTTTTTAAAGTAACGATACTTCTATTAAAGGCAAGCACCAAAATGACGCACAAAACTACAGCCTAAATAAAAGGGAACAATTAAAATCCTTTAGAGAATTAATAAAAGAGGCCAATTCCACTACAAAGAGCATCACCCAAGCCCTCCACCACAGACCAACCTCCAAATAATTCTTTCTTGCTTCCTAAGCCCAACTTCATGCCTAG
Coding sequences within:
- the LOC131233934 gene encoding binding partner of ACD11 1 isoform X3; translated protein: MQSGNERSQIAYVTFKDSQGAETALLLSGATIVDLSVTIAPARDYQLPPAASAPPAAMESKAAGGAESAVQKAEDVVSSMLAKGFILGKDAVNKAKAFDEKHQFTSTATAKVASLDKKIGLSEKISIGTSVVNDKVREMDNKFQVSEKTKSAFAAAEEKVSSAGSAILKNRYVFTGASWVAGAFSKVAKAANDVGSKTKEKVVMAEEEHKRDTPDDYMPLHATESLHSTESPRVASGEHSSKPPPAQGLIL
- the LOC131233934 gene encoding binding partner of ACD11 1 isoform X1, whose amino-acid sequence is MSIRTVKVSNVSLGATEQDIKEFFSFSGDIECVEMQSGNERSQIAYVTFKDSQGAETALLLSGATIVDLSVTIAPARDYQLPPAASAPPAAMESKAAGGAESAVQKAEDVVSSMLAKGFILGKDAVNKAKAFDEKHQFTSTATAKVASLDKKIGLSEKISIGTSVVNDKVREMDNKFQVSEKTKSAFAAAEEKVSSAGSAILKNRYVFTGASWVAGAFSKVAKAANDVGSKTKEKVVMAEEEHKRDTPDDYMPLHATESLHSTESPRVASGEHSSKPPPAQGLIL
- the LOC131233934 gene encoding binding partner of ACD11 1 isoform X2, translated to MQIRTVKVSNVSLGATEQDIKEFFSFSGDIECVEMQSGNERSQIAYVTFKDSQGAETALLLSGATIVDLSVTIAPARDYQLPPAASAPPAAMESKAAGGAESAVQKAEDVVSSMLAKGFILGKDAVNKAKAFDEKHQFTSTATAKVASLDKKIGLSEKISIGTSVVNDKVREMDNKFQVSEKTKSAFAAAEEKVSSAGSAILKNRYVFTGASWVAGAFSKVAKAANDVGSKTKEKVVMAEEEHKRDTPDDYMPLHATESLHSTESPRVASGEHSSKPPPAQGLIL